In Candidatus Thermoplasmatota archaeon, a genomic segment contains:
- a CDS encoding class I SAM-dependent methyltransferase: MEELYDVGYRDLAERNIEKEVLVDRRLTYCGGGYVTHDLEFCERTLRGLTRLVKAKGKMLDVGCGEGRFIKFARDNGWEVLGQEFSHEAAKRAQRRFKLDVKAGDLRELGFPRDYFDVVVMLNVIEHLTDPLGYLNEINRILKRGGVLYLGTPNVVLTKRCMQLSIPEHLYSFSFDSMKRMIEKSGFSVVRLTTRNKQDSLVGFDLLKHHLLSPNRYMTDGVDMKTYISTNGRLMAEIIGAALGVRLYKWGVTANGGARITAFANKA, translated from the coding sequence TTGGAGGAACTCTATGATGTGGGCTACAGAGACCTGGCCGAAAGAAACATCGAAAAAGAGGTGCTAGTTGACAGGCGTTTGACCTATTGCGGTGGAGGATATGTCACCCATGACTTGGAGTTTTGCGAGAGAACACTCCGTGGCCTGACCCGTTTGGTGAAGGCAAAGGGGAAAATGCTGGATGTTGGCTGTGGTGAAGGACGATTTATCAAGTTCGCACGTGATAATGGATGGGAAGTTCTCGGACAAGAATTCTCCCACGAAGCAGCCAAACGCGCTCAACGCAGATTCAAACTGGACGTGAAGGCAGGCGACCTGAGGGAGTTGGGGTTTCCAAGAGACTATTTCGATGTTGTCGTCATGCTCAATGTTATTGAACATCTCACAGACCCCCTTGGATACTTGAATGAGATCAACAGAATACTCAAAAGGGGCGGAGTACTCTATTTGGGCACCCCGAATGTGGTTCTGACGAAGCGATGCATGCAACTAAGCATTCCCGAACATCTCTACAGTTTTTCATTTGATTCGATGAAAAGGATGATAGAGAAATCGGGCTTTAGCGTGGTCAGGCTTACAACTCGAAACAAACAGGATTCTCTAGTGGGCTTTGATCTTCTGAAACATCATCTGCTGTCACCAAACAGATATATGACAGATGGCGTGGATATGAAAACATATATCTCAACCAATGGGAGGTTGATGGCCGAAATCATAGGCGCCGCCCTGGGTGTAAGACTGTATAAGTGGGGAGTAACCGCAAATGGTGGAGCGAGAATAACCGCATTCGCGAACAAAGCATAG